The Limnochorda sp. LNt genome includes a region encoding these proteins:
- the ppdK gene encoding pyruvate, phosphate dikinase, translated as MASVDGRTKWVYFFGAGQTEGRADMKNLLGGKGANLAEMANLGIEVPPGFTITTEACNEFYRRGKRWPEGLEEQVKENLRKLEQAMGRRFGDPANPLLVSVRSGARVSMPGMMDTVLNLGLNDVTVQGLARQSNNERFAYDSYRRFIQMYGDVVLGVPRHLFEERLDAKKKARGVTEDPQLSAQDLRELVEEFKGIVRQQKGQAFPEDPWEQLRGAIDAVFNSWNNPRAIKYREIHHIPGDWGTAVNVQAMVFGNMGEDSGTGVAFTRNPSTGVKEFYGEILINAQGEDVVAGIRTPLPVAVLKEKMPHVYAQLEEINKRLEAAYRDMLDIEFTVQQGKLYMLQCRVGKRTAMAAVRIAVEMAQEGLIDRQTAVLRVAPEQIDQLLHPTIDPSARVEAVAKGLPASPGAAVGQLAFFADDAERMADEGKKVVLIRAETSPEDIGGMYKAQGILTSRGGMTSHAAVVARGMGKPCVVGCGALDIDEKRKIVRVNGRELREGDWITIDGSTGNVYVGQVPLVQPELSGYFATLLEWADEFRALGVRANADTPTDARTARQFGAQGIGLCRTEHMFFGEGRIIPMREMILSDTKEERERALAKLLPLQRGDFYEIFKEMLGHPVVIRLLDPPLHEFLPKEPGAVAEVAREMGVTPEVIESRSRALAEANPMLGLRGCRLGIVYPEIYEMQTRAIFEAACRVAKEGHEIEPEVMIPLVGTPGELAFLKERCQKVAEQVMAEQGVRLPYRIGTMIEVPRAALVADEIAREAQFFSFGTNDLTQMTLGFSRDDVGKYVPTYVEMGLLKADPFQTLDVEGVGQLVKMGVERGKQANPDLVVGICGEHGGDPASVWFFHEAGLDYVSCSPYRVPVARLAAAQANLSKPRAGGKARAVEAHAAD; from the coding sequence ATGGCATCGGTGGATGGACGGACCAAGTGGGTCTACTTCTTCGGCGCCGGTCAGACCGAGGGCCGGGCGGACATGAAGAACCTCTTGGGGGGCAAGGGCGCCAACCTGGCGGAGATGGCCAACCTGGGCATCGAGGTGCCCCCCGGCTTCACCATCACGACGGAGGCGTGCAACGAGTTCTACCGCCGGGGCAAGCGGTGGCCGGAGGGCCTGGAGGAGCAGGTCAAGGAGAACCTGCGCAAGCTGGAGCAGGCCATGGGGCGGCGCTTCGGCGACCCCGCCAACCCGCTGCTCGTCTCGGTGCGCTCGGGCGCCCGGGTCTCCATGCCGGGCATGATGGACACGGTGCTCAACTTGGGCCTCAACGACGTGACGGTCCAGGGGCTGGCCCGGCAGTCCAACAACGAGCGGTTCGCCTACGACTCCTACCGGCGCTTCATCCAGATGTACGGCGACGTGGTGCTGGGCGTGCCCCGCCACCTCTTCGAGGAGCGGCTCGACGCCAAGAAGAAGGCCCGGGGCGTCACCGAGGATCCGCAGCTGTCGGCCCAGGATCTCCGGGAGCTGGTGGAGGAGTTCAAGGGGATCGTGCGCCAGCAGAAGGGCCAGGCCTTCCCCGAGGATCCGTGGGAGCAGCTGCGGGGGGCCATCGACGCCGTCTTCAACTCGTGGAACAACCCTCGCGCCATCAAGTACCGGGAGATTCACCACATCCCCGGCGACTGGGGCACGGCCGTCAACGTCCAGGCCATGGTCTTCGGCAACATGGGCGAGGACTCGGGCACGGGCGTGGCCTTCACCCGCAACCCGTCGACGGGCGTCAAGGAGTTTTACGGCGAGATCCTGATCAACGCCCAGGGCGAGGACGTGGTGGCCGGCATCCGCACGCCGCTGCCGGTGGCCGTCCTCAAGGAGAAGATGCCCCACGTCTACGCTCAGCTCGAGGAGATCAACAAGCGCCTCGAGGCGGCGTACCGCGACATGCTGGACATCGAGTTCACCGTCCAGCAGGGCAAGCTCTACATGTTGCAGTGCCGGGTCGGCAAGCGCACGGCCATGGCGGCGGTGCGCATCGCCGTGGAGATGGCCCAGGAGGGCCTCATCGACCGGCAGACGGCCGTGCTGCGGGTGGCGCCGGAGCAGATCGACCAGCTCCTGCACCCCACCATCGACCCGAGCGCCAGGGTGGAGGCGGTGGCCAAGGGCCTGCCGGCCTCGCCGGGCGCGGCCGTGGGGCAGCTGGCCTTCTTCGCTGATGACGCCGAGCGCATGGCCGACGAGGGCAAGAAGGTCGTGCTGATCCGGGCCGAGACGTCGCCCGAGGATATCGGCGGCATGTACAAGGCCCAGGGCATCCTGACCAGCCGGGGCGGCATGACGTCGCACGCGGCCGTGGTGGCCCGTGGCATGGGCAAGCCCTGCGTGGTGGGCTGCGGCGCCCTCGACATCGACGAGAAGCGCAAGATCGTCCGGGTCAACGGCCGGGAGCTCCGCGAGGGCGACTGGATCACCATCGACGGCAGCACGGGCAATGTCTACGTCGGCCAGGTGCCGCTGGTGCAGCCCGAGCTGAGCGGCTACTTCGCGACCCTGCTGGAGTGGGCCGACGAGTTTCGGGCCCTCGGCGTGCGGGCCAACGCCGATACGCCCACCGACGCCCGCACCGCCCGCCAGTTCGGCGCGCAGGGCATCGGGCTGTGCCGCACCGAGCACATGTTCTTCGGCGAGGGCCGCATCATCCCCATGCGGGAGATGATCCTCTCCGACACCAAGGAGGAGCGGGAGCGGGCCCTGGCCAAGCTGCTGCCGCTGCAGCGGGGCGACTTCTACGAGATCTTCAAGGAGATGCTGGGCCACCCGGTCGTCATCCGGCTGCTGGACCCGCCGCTGCACGAGTTCCTGCCCAAGGAGCCCGGTGCGGTGGCCGAGGTGGCGCGAGAGATGGGCGTCACCCCCGAGGTGATCGAGAGCCGCTCCCGGGCCCTGGCCGAGGCCAACCCCATGCTGGGTCTGCGGGGCTGCCGGTTGGGCATCGTCTACCCCGAGATCTACGAGATGCAGACGCGGGCCATCTTCGAGGCCGCCTGCCGGGTGGCCAAGGAGGGCCACGAGATCGAGCCCGAGGTCATGATCCCGCTGGTGGGCACGCCCGGCGAGCTGGCCTTCCTCAAGGAGCGCTGCCAGAAGGTGGCCGAGCAGGTGATGGCCGAGCAGGGCGTGCGGCTGCCCTACCGCATCGGCACCATGATCGAGGTGCCGCGGGCGGCCCTGGTGGCCGACGAGATCGCCAGGGAGGCGCAGTTCTTCTCGTTCGGCACCAACGACCTGACGCAGATGACCCTGGGCTTCAGCCGTGACGACGTGGGCAAGTACGTGCCCACCTACGTCGAGATGGGCCTGCTCAAGGCCGATCCCTTCCAGACCCTGGACGTCGAGGGCGTCGGCCAGCTGGTCAAGATGGGCGTGGAGCGCGGCAAGCAGGCCAACCCCGATCTGGTGGTGGGCATCTGCGGCGAGCACGGCGGCGACCCGGCGTCGGTCTGGTTCTTCCACGAGGCGGGGCTCGACTACGTCAGCTGCTCGCCGTACCGGGTGCCGGTGGCGCGGCTGGCGGCGGCGCAGGCCAATTTGAGCAAGCCGCGGGCCGGCGGCAAGGCCCGGGCGGTGGAGGCCCACGCGGCCGACTGA